catgattttaagagtgtttaattaattctatcaaaaaaaagtgtttaattaaacctgagagtgagaaagagtaaacgtacgttattcatttgctttaaagtatatcaatctaaatttataggccttttagtttatttagaTTTGATCTTTTTTTTCCCTTCATGAAACCCTTGTCAACAGTAAGTTGTAAATATGTAATTCcgttaaaaatacgttattaacttcatatATATTTGAAACTATTAAAAACAATATCGTTTTTACAGTTTTCTATAATCATATTACACATAAAAGTtaaaactgctttcaaacagttaaaaaatacaaaattcgaATACGTGTGCAATGAATAACAGTTTGTTAActgaattttatgttcaaaattactttttttttatcattaagaGCTTAATACggtaaaaaataaatgatcatgagcttaatatattcaaataaaagatcaagagtTTAATGAACCAAAAGATGAAAGATCATGGACCTAATAATGCTTTTTGCCATAAATTTTACAGTGGTAAAGTCAATGTTTGACTACTTAGTATATCAAATTTAAACCTACCCGATATGAGttagatttaaaatttaaaCACCGATTTTAAAAGTAAGGAATTTAGTGATTTATCATCGGatttaggctctgttctttatgactgaaaaaaactgaactgaattgtactgaaactgaaataataatataatcctttaaaaatagcaataattaaaataaaaatctgaaaaaaataatagtgattctaataataattatgataataataatgaaaaaaataattataattataataagtagtgataaattactaaactgaactgaattgattactgaactgaactgattgatactgaaattaagtaataaagaacagaaccttagtgaCATGTGTCAAATATCACCATCTAATCTGTTGCAGCTTCATTTAACACGGAATCTGATGATTAAATCACGGTATTCTTTACTTTCATATTCAGTTTTTTAAATACCAATACTGAAAACTTAAAAAGTAGCATTCGaccctaaaaaaaaattaaccggaATTTACACTTTGCTTAAAAAAAATCTCGAAAAAGaacattattctaaaaaatccgaatatttcataaattttaggttaaataattataaggtccttatatttttacttaacacgcTAGTAAGTCCATCATATTACTATAAGGTcatcttaatcaattctttagtccttccatttgtttttgtaaatgaaagtccaaaattacccctagttatatacatatatttttttgttatcttttagcttcaaatttaatctaattaattttaatgaagtttttgaactacatatacaccgaaattaatatacttaaaaaaatatattattaatttttttaaattataattttttttttttttttttttgagggcgagccttggcgcaacggtaaaacgttgttgccgtgtgaccagaggtcacgggttcgagtcttaggagcggcctcttgccaattaaattggcaagggaaggcttgcccccaatacacccttgtggtgggacccctccccggaccctcgctcagcggggacgcgtaatgcgaccgggccgccctttttataattattatttttatttttatttttaaatataatatctttaaactaatattaaatattattataaattttttataattttttaaaaatcatagttttttcttcattcggaaaatctattaaaattgtaaaaacttttgatagtcttactcctattttaataacttttgaaatatttttcattcattttgtagttaataaattttacgtttttaaattaaaattgtatattatataaaaattaataaatcaattactttatattggaTAGATTGCGATTAGgtaagaaaaaagagaaaaaataaaaaataaaaaaatagatattttattattaaaatataaagtaaagggtaattttggtattttaaagtttattttagtataattccctttcctttttctgcCTCTCTTCCTAAATTTGAGAGTTAGCAAAAGAAGTGATTAAGATGGGAAATCTTAGAATTCCTAAATTGATGGTCCTCTATGTTTTTGAGTTATTCATATTGGTCCAAATCCAAGTATCATGCTATCAATTCAAAGTTGGAGATTTAGATTCTTGGGGGATTCCTAGTCCTGCTAATCCACAAATCTATTCATTCTGGTCCAAATCTCATTCAATCGACATTGGAGATTCTCTCTGTAAGTTTTCACACATTAACACATTACTTTCTTTTTGGGGGTTTGCTCATCTAAAAACTTCACATTTTCATTTTGGGTtctaaactttttaatttgatcCGATTTAGCTTATTCGTTAATATAGATAGAACTCTTACAAATGAAATCATCGAACTTAGAAACTGTTTAATGGATAAAACTTTCAATATTTTTCCTCTGTTTCTGTTCTGTTTTCATTTCCTCGACTATGTTTTGAACTacattttagaaataatgtttcacGGTATCCGATTTTATGTTGTTTATTggtaaaaaatattttgaggcccctgatctttcattgtttgatgcattaagccctcgatcttttatttagacacattgagcccctgatcttttatcatttggtgcattaatccctcgatctttcatttagacacattgagccattgatctttcatatatatgGATGTATTAGGctcttccataaatcaattaatatataggtttattaagggcatgtttggttagttTTAAATAACTGCAGCGtttcgcattttctctggacactgcagcattttggagcttttcacgaaaagtttTTTTCATGAACaattgtttgtagttacttgttattgataaaattacccttcttatttccataaaatgtgcttcaattttaacattaattttatttttagaacataattatcgaaaaacaaggttttgttgtgttcaataatttttttattttttatttaaattatttttattaatttgtataatatattttttattttagaatttgttatttttagaacatcatttattgtcacaccaaacatgtccttaataaacctatatattaattgatttatggaagggccTAATACCCATATATAATAGattaagggctcaatgtgtctaaatgaaaattcgagggcttaatgcaccaaatgatgaaagatcaggagttcaatgtgtctaaataaaagatcgagggcttaatgcaccaaacaatgaaagattagaggcctcaggatgctttttgccttgtttatttctgttttctgCCATTAGTGTGCAATGTGGTGAGATTTAGCTAGTCAACTTGTACGTTTGTTAAAACATTTAGGTTGCCGAAAAATATTTAAGcaaattattttattgaaaaataaaatatttttccattgaaaaataaaatatttttccatgTTTGGTTATTAAAACCGAAAACAGAAAGAATGATGGATgactattatttttaaaaggtATGAACGCAATGAATGAAATATGgttcaaaattttaataaaatattttggtCAATTTTTGTACTAAgtaatctaaaattttattttaatttattttttaagtaaaaaacactggaaaaattaataaaatattttcctgcaaaCAAACGGATCTTAATTAATGGAATTATATActtaatagaattttttttaatttcttttagcCTGTCATCGGGGTTCAACCATGACCATTTTGTTGGATTTTTcctcaaaataatgttttttaaagaaaaatttcttaaaatccatttaattttttcagccctaatatttttatatgggTTATCTAAAGCCGTATATAATCAATGTTTAAAGCATCAGTttcaaattgtaaataatttagtCAACCGAATTCATTGTCAGATGTTGTTATAgctggaaaaaaaaattgtagtAGACAACAGTGTTGAATCACAAGTATCAAGTAGCAGGCAAGTGCCAATTTCGTTTTCTCTTATCAAAATCATGTTATGTGTGAaataaatgcaataaaaatGACAATTGTGTGTATATTAGTCAAATTGTTCTGTAGATCGTGTTATGGTGTCAGAAATTGTCACCTATAGTCAGATTATTTCTGTAGATTGAATTATCATGTCAgaaatttctctttttttccccTCGGAAGATCTAAACAAAAACTTGATCAAATTTATCCACAGTGTTCTTGTATCCACCAAGTGAAAATTCAGTGATTCAAGTAACAAAAGAAAACTACAATTCCTGCAACTTGAAAAATCCAATCTTATACATGAACAATGGAAACTCTTTGTTCAACATTACTTCACATGGTGATTTCTACTTCACCAGTGGAAATCAAGGGCATTGCCTCAAGAAGCAGAAACTTCATATTTCTGTTGGTTCATCGGCTCATTCTCCGGCGGATTCATTGTCTGATTCTGCTTCAGCACCATCTTATGCTAATGTGTTTGGGAGTATTCCTTTGCCGCCTTCTGcttctccttcatcttctccggCGAGGATTGATAATGGAGGTTTTCTGTTCTTGTTGTCCGTTGTTGCTGCGGGTTTTTATGCAGTCATCAATGGCAATATCATCTGAAGTAGTGACGGATACAGGATTCAGTAACAAGGGTGTTTCGGGTGTTCTATGGTGATTTATGGGTGCTTCCTTGAATTACTTCAATATTTTTCGATGATCAGTGGATGCTTTAACCTCGAGAGTCAAAGAGGATGAGGATGAGAGTCAGAGAGGGCACATCAGAATCCATCCCCTCCCTAACGGCTTGTTATTGGTTCAAGTGATTAGAAAACATAACCAGAAAGTGTGTTCATAATTGAAGATATCAAATGATACAAATTTAACCTTCATAtttccaaacaagatcaattgTATTACTAAGttatcaaaattttaaaaagacttgtttgacta
The DNA window shown above is from Euphorbia lathyris chromosome 1, ddEupLath1.1, whole genome shotgun sequence and carries:
- the LOC136215038 gene encoding early nodulin-like protein 8, producing MGNLRIPKLMVLYVFELFILVQIQVSCYQFKVGDLDSWGIPSPANPQIYSFWSKSHSIDIGDSLLFLYPPSENSVIQVTKENYNSCNLKNPILYMNNGNSLFNITSHGDFYFTSGNQGHCLKKQKLHISVGSSAHSPADSLSDSASAPSYANVFGSIPLPPSASPSSSPARIDNGGFLFLLSVVAAGFYAVINGNII